The segment CCAGCAGTTCCGCATGCGCACGAACCAGAAAATCACCTTTCATTTTTCGCCAAACGAATTGACATTGATCGTCACCGAACCACATGTTCAGTCCCGAACCGGCAACCACGTACGACTTCTCCTCCGCGTTGTAGACCACGCTGCCTTTGTTTTCGACTGCGCCGACGTCGCCTGAATCTGAGAACCATCCAAGCTTCGATTCGGGGTTCGATTCTGGCACTTGGGCGATAGTGGATAGTGGTAACAAGAGAGCGAGTGACAGGATCGTCACCACGCTTCCGATAGCGGGAGCAAGAGACATCGTGGTCTTTCAATGGAATGGTGGTCTACAGAGACCTGCATTATCAACGCTGCGCATGCCCCAAGCAAGCTTTGGCATTGCAGCCAAATGAGTGGCTTTGATGTCCGCCGCGCCAGCATCCCATCGCGGTTCGATTCCATCGCGGTCCGATCACTCCGCGGGTAAAACTTTCAGGATCACCGGCGGACAAACGAGCTTGTTGACGTTGTCCACTTTCAAGTGAAACATCCGCGTCTGTGGCTCAACGAACGATTCGGCTTTAATGAAAAAGCGCTGCCGGTTTTGGCCTTTGGGGATCATCAGGCCATTGAGCCCGAGATCATCGACCCGAACTCCGTGTGGCAGGTTTCGGCCTGAGCCCTCATTGCCGAACTTGATTGGACCGTCGTGGCCATTTCGTTTGGCGACCACGTGAGCCTGAATGCTTTGGCCAGCACGGATCTCGAAGACCAGCGGATGATCGAAGTCCCGTTCCGCAGGCATCGAGTCATCCTTGTCGCGAACGATCTGGCACACGACTTTCGGTTCGGCTTCCTCCAGTTTCATTTCGCCAACGCCGTGAAACGTTTTTGACAGAACTTCACCAGCGATCTCTACGGTGGCGTGAAACGAAATGGCGTCGGCCTGCTCTTTCGTAATACCTTTCGCAGTCCCACCAGCACCTTCGAGAGTATCCAGAGCATGAATCGCTCCGATCACCTCGACGTGATTGGCTTCAATCCTCAACGGCGATGTCACGTAGAAACCTGGAGGCACATTCTTGACTTCGATTTGAATCTCGCCTTCAAATCCATCTTTCCGTTTCGCGACCAGCCTGAACTCACTGCCACTTCCTGCAAAGATGCTTTTCTCGCCGTGGAATTTGATTTCAAAATCCGGATTGGTTTCACGAACGGTCAGCTGATACTTGAAATCTTCTCCGCCGAATCCTCGCACGTCGGTTACCCGAACCAGAAAGTCACCATCATTCGGTGCAACAAATTTCAGCCTCGAATCTTTGCCGAGTTCACGCCGCGAGTCGTCATCGTTTTCGTAGTTCAACTCGAAAACTGGCAATCCGTTTGGCAAAAACGTGGTCCCTGGCGGCCAGGCCTCCACAACGTAGCAGGGCTCCTGCAACGCGTGCGACATCGCCGTCGTGCCGAAGTAACCGAACCGTTTTCCTGTTCCCGGAAAGACACGAAATCCGGAGTCCGGGCCGCGCGGATGCAAAAACAAACGGTTCACTTCTCCGTTGGCATACAGATATTCGTTGAGCTGCATTTCCTGCCAGTTGTGCACGCGAAAATCGTCACTCGTGTCGGAATCCTTGCCGCGAAACGTGAAATAGGAATCGCGTACGGCCCGCAAAACGACTTGTGAAACCGGCGTCCCATCGGTGTGCAGCACTTCGATGCGAGTATCGACTGGTGACTTGTCCCTCGCCGCTTTGGTTTCCAACATCAGCGACTGGCCGGCCTTCGCACGAAAGCGAAACAAGTCCGCGTCAGCGCCGTTTTTCGATTCACGAATCGTCCCTGAGACCGTGACAGGAATGGAGACTTGCTGCGCGTCCGCAAACGCATCGTTGGGTTCGGCCTCATCGACGGCCACCGGTTTGGCGGGCTCTTTTTTATAAGTCTCTTTCGCCACGACGGATTTCGCAGAAGCAACTGCTCCCTCTTCGGCCGGCACATCGACGACCTCCATTGAACCGTCCAGCCGTCCCAGAAAGATCCGTTTTGCGTCCGGCGAAATAGCGATCGCACTGCAAATCTCATCCTGTTGCTCCAGCGTTCCAACTTGCAGGAACGAATCGGTCTCCCAGACTTTGATCATTTTGTCCTCGGCCGACGTGAGCAATCGTGACCCATCCGAAGAAAACTCCATTCGCACGATGGCGGCTTCGTGAGCAAACCGGGAAAACAGAATCGGATTGATCGCCGGAGCATCGGTGGACGCCAACTTCCAGACGCGTAGCCGATTGTCTCGCCCACCGCCGACGACCAGAGAACCATTGGGACTGATGCCGACGGTAAACTGTTCCGCCAACGGCTGGCCCAACGTATCGAGCCGCTGACCGCTGGCGACGTTCCAAACTTTGATCGTTTGGTCGCCGCTGGCACTGAGCAAGTTTTTCGAATCGGGGCTGAACTCAAGATCGTAGACAGCGCTGTTGTGGCCCTTGAGTTTGCGAAGCTGTTCTCCGGTCGCGGCATCCCACAGCAAAATCGTTTTGTCGTAAGCACTCGTCGCAATCGTTTTGCCGTCTGGGCTGACTACGGCATCGTAGAGCACGTCGTTGTGTCCGTCGATTTGAAGTCGCTTTTCATGCGAAACCGTTTCCCAAACGAGGGCTCGGCCACCCACGCCAGCAATCCCCGTCGCCGCGATCAGTGACTTGCCATCCGCAGAAAACTGCACCGAATTGACTTTGCCAGGCAGCGAATCAAAGCGATGTTTCGGCCGCAGCGTTTCCGCATCGAACAACTCGACGGATCCAAATCGAGCCACCGCGATCGTGCCACCATCGGGCGACCAGTCAGCAGCGAGAATCGAAGGCTGGCTCTCTGTTTTCGCGTC is part of the Mariniblastus fucicola genome and harbors:
- a CDS encoding c-type cytochrome domain-containing protein, producing MKSFLIIAFWFFAASVSQAQDADNSIDFESQVAPILTKHCAGCHNEDTAEGDFSVDSFESIVAGSADRHIVKLMRGSEEPAMPPEDDFDRVPEQQIAIVERWIKEGAKPTENASKKPKLAIASPNWDAKTESQPSILAADWSPDGGTIAVARFGSVELFDAETLRPKHRFDSLPGKVNSVQFSADGKSLIAATGIAGVGGRALVWETVSHEKRLQIDGHNDVLYDAVVSPDGKTIATSAYDKTILLWDAATGEQLRKLKGHNSAVYDLEFSPDSKNLLSASGDQTIKVWNVASGQRLDTLGQPLAEQFTVGISPNGSLVVGGGRDNRLRVWKLASTDAPAINPILFSRFAHEAAIVRMEFSSDGSRLLTSAEDKMIKVWETDSFLQVGTLEQQDEICSAIAISPDAKRIFLGRLDGSMEVVDVPAEEGAVASAKSVVAKETYKKEPAKPVAVDEAEPNDAFADAQQVSIPVTVSGTIRESKNGADADLFRFRAKAGQSLMLETKAARDKSPVDTRIEVLHTDGTPVSQVVLRAVRDSYFTFRGKDSDTSDDFRVHNWQEMQLNEYLYANGEVNRLFLHPRGPDSGFRVFPGTGKRFGYFGTTAMSHALQEPCYVVEAWPPGTTFLPNGLPVFELNYENDDDSRRELGKDSRLKFVAPNDGDFLVRVTDVRGFGGEDFKYQLTVRETNPDFEIKFHGEKSIFAGSGSEFRLVAKRKDGFEGEIQIEVKNVPPGFYVTSPLRIEANHVEVIGAIHALDTLEGAGGTAKGITKEQADAISFHATVEIAGEVLSKTFHGVGEMKLEEAEPKVVCQIVRDKDDSMPAERDFDHPLVFEIRAGQSIQAHVVAKRNGHDGPIKFGNEGSGRNLPHGVRVDDLGLNGLMIPKGQNRQRFFIKAESFVEPQTRMFHLKVDNVNKLVCPPVILKVLPAE